ACGTGACGCTCAGCGACGACGACGCGGACGCCGCCGAGTACCGCCGAATGGCGACCGTGGTCCGCGACGCGTCCGAGCGGGCCAACGGCCTGGTGGACGCGCTGCTGGTGTTGGCCCGCAGCGAGGCGCAGGCCGGGCGGCAGCTGGGCCGGCGTACCGAGTGTGACCTCGCGGCGGGCACCGTGAACGCGTTGTCGGCGATGCGCCGCGAGGTGGAGCGGATCGGGCTGCGGGTACAGACGTCGCTGGAGTCCGCGCCGGTCGTCGGTGATCCGGGGTTGCTCGACCGGTTGGCCGGCAACCTCATCGAGAACGCGGTCCGCTACAACCACCTGCACGGCCGGCTCTGGGTGCGTACCGGCACCGACGGCGACCGCTCCTGGCTCGTCGTGGGCAACACCGGTTTCGAGGTGGACCAGGCCGACGTGCCGGGGCTGTTCGAGCCGTTCCGGCGTGGCGGCCGGGAACGCACCGGCGCCCGCGGCTCGGGTCTGGGGCTGTCCATCGTCCGGGCGGTCTGCACGGCTCACGGCGGCACGGTACGGGTGATCGCGCAGCCCGGCGGTGGCCTGGAGGTGACCGTCACCCTGCCGTCGGCGGACGCCCCGGCGCTGAACGGCTCGGTGCCCGCGACCGGCTGAACGGGGTTGCGTCCGGTCCTCAGCCGATGAAAAGATCACTCTGTCAGCTCGAGATCGAAGGGGGGTGCGTCGATGTCCACCATGTCTGGCTCCGCGCCCCGGGTCTTCCTCGGCTGACTCCCGGTGGCGGAGCGTCCCATCCAACACGGAGGGAACACCCGTGTATCCACGGATCCGCAACATCAGTTTCGACTGTCACGACACGTACGCCCTGGCCGGCTTCTGGTCGGCGGTGCTCGGGTACGCCCGGCACTCCGAGGACGCCCCGGGTGATCCGGAGGCGGTCCTGCTGCCGCAGGACGAGACCACGCCGGACCTGTTCTTCCAAGAAGTGCCGGAAGACAAGGTGACCAAGAACCGGCTGCACATCTGCTTGGAACCGGTCGATCGGACCCGGGACGAGGAGGTCGAGCGGGTGCTCGGCCTCGGGGCCACGATGGTCGCCGACCGACGGCACGCCGACGGGACGGGTTGGGCGGTGCTCGCGGACCCGGAGGGGAACGAGTTCTGCGTGGTCCGCAGCGCCGGGGAGCGTGTCCCTACCACCACTGTGGAGGACCAGCTGTGAGTTCGATCATTCATAACATCAGCATCGATTGCCACGACACGTACGCGCTGGCCGGCTTCTGGTCGCAGGTCTTCGACTGCCCACGGCAGCCCGACGACTTCCCCGGTGACCCGGAGGCGATGCTCCTGCCGCCGGGCGGCCCGGAGGTGCTCTTCATCGCCGTGCCCGAGGACAAGGCGGTGAAGAACCGGCTACACCTCGACCTGCAACCGGCCGACCGGACCCGGGCCGAGGAGGTCGAGCGACTACTCGGCATCGGCGCGACGCTCGTCGCCGATCACGTCAGCCCGACGGGCGGGGGTTGGGTGGTGCTCGCCGACCCGGAGGGCAACGAGTTCTGCGTACTCGGCAATGTGGCCGAGCGGGCGGCGGCAGCGGCGGCGCGGGCCGCGGCGGGAGTTGCCGAACCGGCCTGACCGCCGGCGTACGGCACGGGGCCCCGGCCGCCTTCCGGCGGCCGGGGCCTCGTTACCACGCTGCCGGGGCGGGGACATGACCGAGATTCAGGCAGTAGTCGGGCCGCATCGTGGACGTGGTGACTAGACGAAGGCGGTGACGCCCTCGTATTCCGCAACCGGGGCAGCGCCGACATGCTCGTACTCGAGCAGGAGCAGGCCGTTCGCCGTCACTTCGTGGTGAACGGGTCGGAGGCCGACGGGTGCGCTCGGGTGGTCGAGTAGCCGCCGTCCGGAACCGGCCACGGTGGGGGCGACGACGAGTCGGAGTGTGTCGACGAGACCGGCCGACAACAGGGCCTTGCCAAGTCGCGCACTGCCGTGGATCTGGAGTTCCCGTCCTGGCTGCGCCTTGAGCTTCCCGACGGTGTGGATCGGGTCGCCGCGGAGCACCGTCGTCGGGTGCCAGCTACCCTCTGCCAGGGTGTTGGTTACGACGTACTTCGGTAGTGAGTTCATCCGTTCGGTGAACGGATCGTTCGGGTCGGTGATCAGCGGCCAGTCGCGAGCGAACGCCTCGTAGGTTCGCCGCCCGAGCAGCAGACCGTCGGCGAGACCTAGCCAGTCAGAGGTGCGCCGAACGAAGAGTTCGTCCAGGTAGGGCACGAGCCAGCCGCCCCGGGTGAAGTCGTCGCTCGTATCCTCGGTCGGCGAGCCAGGACCCTGGCTGACCCCGTCGAGAGTCACGAACTCGGTAAGGGTGATCTTCATAGCGCACCCTGGCTTTCGGCGAGCCCGGCGAGTTGTCCGGTGACCGAGCCCCAGCCGTCCGCGAAGCCGAGATTCTCGTGACGGACGCGAGCGGCGGGATCACCGTGGCGGACGATGATCCGGTAGTCCGTGCCGTCCGGATGATCTCTCATGGTGATCTCCGCGGTCATGGGGACCGGGGTAGGGTTCGCGGGCCGCCAGGCGCTGTCGATCACGTTCGTGAACACGATCCGCTCGAGATCGTCGACGACGAGGAAGCACGCATCGAGGTGCGGGACGAACTCCACCCCGTCGTCGCTCAGTCGAGTCACGAGCGCGCCACCGGGCCGGACGTCCAAGCGATCGACGCGGCACAGGGCCGGCGCCGGGATCCACCACTTCTCGAAGCGAGACGGGTCGGTCCAGGCGCTCCACACGGCGGCGCGAGGGGCGCGGATGACCCGCGCCAAGGTCAGGTCCAGGTCGGGATTCATTGCTGGTTCTCCTGCTGATCGGTGACGAGGCGTTCGAGGCGATCCGTGCGCTCTTCCCAGATCCGGCGCTGCTCCGCGAGCCAGTCGTCGATGACGGCGAGGCGCTCGCGGTTGAGCACGCAGGTGCGCACCCGGCCGGACTTGGTCGTGCGGATCAGTCCGTTCGACTCGAGCGTCTGCACGTGCTTCATGAACGAGGGAAGGGTCATCGGAAACTCGCGGGCGAGATCGCCAACGCTCGTCGGACCGTGGCCAAGGCGTCGGATGACCCAGCGGCGGGTCGGGTCAGCGAGGGCGACGAACACGCCGTCGAGCTGCGGCGAATACTGTGCCATGCGGCTAAGTGTTGCGTGAGATGACACTTAGCGCAAGGGCAAAGTATTGGCGTCCCCCTGGAGTGCCCTGCCGTGACGGCGGCGGCCGGGGCCTGCCGCCGCCCCGAAAAGCCTGGGTCGGAACCCTGCTTGACCCGGTGTCCGGTCCATGATCGACAGGGGCGGCGGGGCGGGCCGCGGTGGTGTTAGATGAGCGGCCAGGGCAGCGGGTGAAAGGCGTGTGGGCAGATGGGCACGACGGCGACAGAGCCGGTGCAGGCGTATCTCACCGCGACCGGTGAGCGGCTGCGGGCCGACGGCTGCGAGGTGACGATCGAGGAC
The window above is part of the Micromonospora sp. LH3U1 genome. Proteins encoded here:
- a CDS encoding sensor histidine kinase, producing MSRRLRPTLRLRLTLLNGVLLIGAGAILVVLAWLLVRDALRPTDELLPGTIVLLSDGRQMDAAQWQRQLVDAASGELLAKGLVALLAISVVGVAGAYAVAGRALRPLHQVTATAQRLGEATLDQRIGYSGADDEVAELAKTFDAMLDRIASAFEAQKRFVANASHELRTPLAVMRTEIDVTLSDDDADAAEYRRMATVVRDASERANGLVDALLVLARSEAQAGRQLGRRTECDLAAGTVNALSAMRREVERIGLRVQTSLESAPVVGDPGLLDRLAGNLIENAVRYNHLHGRLWVRTGTDGDRSWLVVGNTGFEVDQADVPGLFEPFRRGGRERTGARGSGLGLSIVRAVCTAHGGTVRVIAQPGGGLEVTVTLPSADAPALNGSVPATG
- a CDS encoding VOC family protein, encoding MYPRIRNISFDCHDTYALAGFWSAVLGYARHSEDAPGDPEAVLLPQDETTPDLFFQEVPEDKVTKNRLHICLEPVDRTRDEEVERVLGLGATMVADRRHADGTGWAVLADPEGNEFCVVRSAGERVPTTTVEDQL
- a CDS encoding VOC family protein, with the translated sequence MSSIIHNISIDCHDTYALAGFWSQVFDCPRQPDDFPGDPEAMLLPPGGPEVLFIAVPEDKAVKNRLHLDLQPADRTRAEEVERLLGIGATLVADHVSPTGGGWVVLADPEGNEFCVLGNVAERAAAAAARAAAGVAEPA
- a CDS encoding dihydrofolate reductase family protein is translated as MKITLTEFVTLDGVSQGPGSPTEDTSDDFTRGGWLVPYLDELFVRRTSDWLGLADGLLLGRRTYEAFARDWPLITDPNDPFTERMNSLPKYVVTNTLAEGSWHPTTVLRGDPIHTVGKLKAQPGRELQIHGSARLGKALLSAGLVDTLRLVVAPTVAGSGRRLLDHPSAPVGLRPVHHEVTANGLLLLEYEHVGAAPVAEYEGVTAFV
- a CDS encoding SRPBCC domain-containing protein produces the protein MNPDLDLTLARVIRAPRAAVWSAWTDPSRFEKWWIPAPALCRVDRLDVRPGGALVTRLSDDGVEFVPHLDACFLVVDDLERIVFTNVIDSAWRPANPTPVPMTAEITMRDHPDGTDYRIIVRHGDPAARVRHENLGFADGWGSVTGQLAGLAESQGAL
- a CDS encoding ArsR/SmtB family transcription factor → MAQYSPQLDGVFVALADPTRRWVIRRLGHGPTSVGDLAREFPMTLPSFMKHVQTLESNGLIRTTKSGRVRTCVLNRERLAVIDDWLAEQRRIWEERTDRLERLVTDQQENQQ